The genomic region GTTGACGGTGGTCTTGGTGCGGTCCTGCTGCAGTGCGCTGCGCAGGGACTGAAGCACGGTCTCGCGGTGCTCGGCGCTGTGCATGTCGATGAAGTCGACAATGATGATGCCGCCCAGATTGCGCAGCTGCAGCTGACGCGCCAGCGTCTGCGTGGCCTCCAGATTGGTGCGGAACACCGTGTCATCGAAGTTCCGGCCGCTGATGTAGCCGCCCGTGTTCACGTCGATGGTCGTCAGCGCCTCGGTCTGGTCGAAGATCAGGTATCCGCCGGACTTCAGCGGCACCCGGCGGGCCAGGGCGCGCTCGACTTCCTCGTCCACCTGGTACAGGTCGAAGAGCGAGCGGCTGCCCTCATGCAGGCGCAGCTTCTCTTCCAGATTGGGCATGTAGGTCTGGCAGAAGGTGCGCATCGTGGCCAGCGTCTCGGGGTCGTCCACGATGATCGACTGCGTGCCCGCCCACGCCATGTCGCGCAGCACCCGCTGCGACAGCGGCAGCTCGTGGTAGAGCTGCTCGGGCTGGCGGCTGCCGGCCGGCTTGCCGCTGGCGTTGGCCTGCGCGGCCTCCAGAATCTGTGCCCAGCGCCGGCGCAGGTACTGGATGTCGGCCATCAGCACCTCGTCCTCGGCGCCTTCGGCTACCGTGCGGATGATGAAACCGCCACCTTCCGAGGCTTTTCCGTCGTGCCCCTGGGCCGCCAGCACCTTCACGCGCTCCAGCAGCCGGTTGCGCTCGGTCTCGTCAGTGATGCGCTGCGCAATGCCGATGTGGGGGTCATGCGGCAGATAGACCAGCATCCGCCCGGCAATGCTGATCTGCGTGGTGAGCCGGGCGCCCTTGCTGCCGATGGGATCCTTGATGACCTGCACCAGCAGCGGCTGCCCTGGGTACAGGAGCTTCTCGATGGGGGTGGTCTTGTGCCCATCCATCCGGCACTGCCACAGGTCGGTCACATGCAGGAAGGCCGAGCGTTCCAGCCCGATGTCGATGAAGGCCGACTGCATGCCCGGCAACACGCGATTGACGATGCCGGCATAGATGTTGCCCACCTGGCCGCGACTGGCCTGCCGGTCAAGGTTGAATTCCTTCAGAACCCCCTGCTGGATGAGTGCCACCCGGGTCTCTGGAGAGGTGGTAC from Lautropia mirabilis harbors:
- the rng gene encoding ribonuclease G encodes the protein MTDAPKEEILVSTTSPETRVALIQQGVLKEFNLDRQASRGQVGNIYAGIVNRVLPGMQSAFIDIGLERSAFLHVTDLWQCRMDGHKTTPIEKLLYPGQPLLVQVIKDPIGSKGARLTTQISIAGRMLVYLPHDPHIGIAQRITDETERNRLLERVKVLAAQGHDGKASEGGGFIIRTVAEGAEDEVLMADIQYLRRRWAQILEAAQANASGKPAGSRQPEQLYHELPLSQRVLRDMAWAGTQSIIVDDPETLATMRTFCQTYMPNLEEKLRLHEGSRSLFDLYQVDEEVERALARRVPLKSGGYLIFDQTEALTTIDVNTGGYISGRNFDDTVFRTNLEATQTLARQLQLRNLGGIIIVDFIDMHSAEHRETVLQSLRSALQQDRTKTTVNGFSSLGLVEMTRKRTRDSLERMLCEPCTACHGKGTIKTARTVCYEIMREIAREARQFDPKEFRILASQQVIDLLLDEESPHLAILGENVGKPITLHVEPAYAQEDYDIILA